Proteins encoded in a region of the Rickettsia tillamookensis genome:
- a CDS encoding NAD-glutamate dehydrogenase: protein MTPKTTSLNFSRLNCQIPNYKTKILELSKERESSSIYIDFVQKFLNYIPIDYDFENREKLFQNFADEAFKFFKQRVERARKIAITKTVIENDPAINVLILLDNKPHIVDFIICLLKNMNLQTKFLLHPVINCVRNSKGELEKILENSVSDKKSESILHLTILGNFDDKTTTFLTEAINERLEELEQSYSHLPQLLTKLQDLSKNIIDNDKLNFEEAKEFLNWLQNDNLVLLGTLDFEVKSLKLSNEIGAAKIWQEVKDEIDDIIKCSASPLYQNQLIILGKINSASLIHSDNLIDYILVKKFSSSGEYISGSIIFGIYNSNMYYHSISDIPILRQKFNFVIEKAGFALSGYNADKLRILMESLPREALIQIDQGDLYCMCLHMLSSMMSKKLKLFIQYDWSSSFLNIIIFLPRERLTAEIHNMIDCYLAEKFGSKILSNYITEVVGNFSYLFVTLEAQGEHKINFEAEIIQQDLDRISTRWSEDFYFKLFKKFGEYQAGINLKLFDNVFPADYRQKFSPEIALIDIEYLTEASKSQECMFNLVSVNETEFYLKIYSPKVKLALSNILPPIENLGFKAIDEQTFAIKEALEIKESWIYNFILTSIVPVKDNITELKINVEEALDKMALGMLANDSLSKLIVLAGFNWKQVKLIKALTRYLHQTGFSYGKGYVQLTLLKHPEYTKMLVNLFDIKFNPKHPDNNCDVIQDKLNNYLVTVEMSSEDKVLRSMLGIVNAITRTNYYQPHKHVFSFKFDSSKVPGLPKPVPFAEAFVYSKDFEAVHLRGGPVSRGGLRWSDRAEDYRLEVLGLMKAQMTKNSVIVPVGSKGGFYVHFTEEGLTRDEYMEKVVECYKNFLRGLLDITDNIVDGKVLHPKDVIIYDKEDPYLVVAADKGTASFSDYANSVAREYNYWLDDAFASGGSAGYDHKKMAITSKGAWISVTNHFKTLGLDVQIDPITVVGIGDMSGDVFGNGMLRSEAIKLVAAFNHKHIFIDPTPHPLTSFNERLRLFNLKGSNWSDYDPKLISKGGGVFERSSKLIKLSPEIKKLLDINDNELSPEELIKAILKVDVDLLWNGGIGTYIKAKTENNLEIGDKANDNLRCNGEEIRAKVIAEGGNVGVSQRGRVEYAKKGGRINADFIDNSAGVDCSDHEVNIKIALSSAVTSGKITLEERNKLLNDMTYQVEELVLLDNYKQTEAITIMQLSPTLTVNILSQFIDILEEEKVLERENEFLPSAEELNRRAISGEVLTRPELCVLLSYSKRSAYHELINSTFSHDKYFDAYLIDYFPEMMQKKFRDEILSHPLKHEIIKTVAINKIINQLGGPLISIVKREIGAPLCDIIRSYTIICEIFDLDEIWETISKLPTNIDYNVKIDMFTETTKLMRRGISWFIKNLKHPINISSTIEEFRIPVQNLRKIVGALLVGKTKIRFEEKLNYYTDNGVDKSFAATIATFDNLISVFDIIYVTKQTSGNDKEVAKAYFAISDMFSLDWLRKACDKQLNDSFWRRLGIQSLKDDLYDKQRRLLIKIINKCKTTIDLDLWIDNNNNLVRNFLDFIKEIKSQETIDLNIIILANKKFEIFLQKLE from the coding sequence ATGACCCCAAAAACAACCTCTTTAAATTTTAGTCGTTTAAATTGTCAAATCCCGAATTATAAAACTAAAATTCTAGAACTTAGCAAGGAACGTGAATCAAGTTCCATATATATAGATTTTGTTCAAAAGTTCTTAAATTATATTCCGATAGATTATGATTTTGAGAATAGAGAAAAACTATTTCAAAATTTTGCAGATGAAGCCTTTAAGTTTTTTAAGCAAAGGGTAGAAAGAGCAAGAAAAATAGCAATAACAAAGACGGTTATAGAAAATGATCCGGCAATAAATGTCTTGATATTACTTGATAATAAACCGCATATTGTTGATTTTATTATATGTCTGCTTAAAAACATGAATTTGCAAACTAAGTTTTTACTCCATCCGGTAATAAATTGCGTCCGAAATAGTAAAGGAGAATTAGAAAAAATATTAGAAAATTCTGTCTCGGATAAAAAATCAGAATCGATACTACATTTAACCATTTTAGGAAATTTTGACGATAAAACTACTACATTTCTAACTGAGGCTATAAATGAAAGATTAGAAGAGTTAGAGCAAAGCTATAGCCATTTACCGCAATTACTCACAAAATTACAAGATTTATCTAAAAATATAATTGATAATGATAAATTAAATTTTGAAGAGGCTAAAGAATTCTTAAATTGGTTACAAAACGATAATTTGGTTTTATTAGGGACGCTTGATTTTGAGGTAAAATCTTTAAAATTAAGCAATGAAATAGGAGCAGCAAAAATATGGCAAGAAGTAAAAGACGAGATTGATGATATTATAAAATGTTCAGCGAGTCCTTTATATCAAAATCAATTAATAATACTCGGTAAAATAAATAGTGCCTCGCTTATCCATTCAGATAATTTAATCGACTATATCTTAGTGAAAAAATTTAGCTCTTCGGGTGAATATATTTCGGGAAGTATAATTTTCGGCATATATAATTCAAATATGTATTACCATTCAATAAGTGATATTCCAATCCTACGACAAAAATTTAATTTTGTAATTGAGAAAGCCGGTTTTGCATTATCCGGTTATAATGCCGATAAGTTAAGAATTTTAATGGAGTCGTTACCGAGAGAAGCTTTAATACAAATTGATCAAGGCGATTTATATTGTATGTGTTTACATATGCTCTCAAGTATGATGAGTAAGAAGCTTAAATTATTTATTCAATATGATTGGTCGAGTTCTTTTCTTAATATCATAATTTTTCTGCCACGAGAACGTTTAACGGCTGAAATACATAATATGATAGATTGTTATTTAGCAGAAAAATTCGGTAGTAAAATTTTATCCAACTATATAACCGAAGTAGTCGGTAATTTTTCTTATCTTTTTGTAACGCTTGAAGCACAAGGGGAACATAAAATAAATTTTGAAGCAGAAATAATACAGCAAGATTTAGATCGTATCTCTACACGTTGGAGTGAAGATTTTTATTTTAAGCTTTTTAAAAAATTCGGTGAATATCAAGCAGGTATTAATTTAAAGCTTTTTGATAATGTTTTTCCAGCAGATTATAGACAAAAATTTTCTCCGGAAATAGCTTTAATAGATATTGAATATTTAACGGAAGCAAGCAAGTCACAAGAATGTATGTTTAATCTAGTTTCTGTAAATGAAACGGAATTTTACTTAAAAATATATAGTCCAAAAGTAAAACTTGCCCTTTCTAACATATTGCCGCCAATCGAAAATTTAGGTTTTAAAGCAATTGATGAACAAACTTTTGCAATTAAGGAGGCTCTCGAAATTAAAGAAAGCTGGATATATAATTTTATTTTAACTTCTATTGTACCTGTAAAGGATAATATTACCGAATTAAAAATAAATGTTGAAGAAGCTTTAGATAAAATGGCACTTGGGATGCTTGCTAATGATTCTTTAAGTAAACTGATAGTGCTGGCCGGTTTTAATTGGAAGCAAGTTAAACTCATCAAAGCTTTAACAAGATATTTACATCAAACGGGATTTAGTTACGGTAAAGGTTATGTGCAACTAACACTACTTAAACATCCCGAATATACAAAAATGTTGGTAAATCTGTTTGATATAAAATTTAATCCTAAACATCCTGATAATAATTGTGATGTAATTCAAGATAAACTGAATAATTACTTAGTAACCGTTGAGATGAGTAGTGAAGATAAAGTACTACGTAGTATGCTTGGTATAGTTAATGCTATTACTAGAACAAATTACTATCAACCGCATAAACATGTTTTTTCATTTAAGTTTGATTCTTCAAAAGTACCTGGTTTACCTAAACCTGTTCCGTTTGCTGAAGCATTTGTTTACTCTAAGGATTTTGAAGCTGTTCATTTAAGAGGCGGTCCTGTATCACGCGGAGGACTTAGATGGTCAGATAGAGCAGAAGATTATAGGCTTGAGGTCCTTGGACTTATGAAAGCACAGATGACGAAGAATTCCGTTATTGTCCCTGTCGGCTCTAAAGGCGGTTTTTATGTTCATTTTACTGAGGAAGGGCTTACTCGTGATGAATATATGGAAAAAGTGGTAGAGTGCTATAAGAATTTCTTAAGAGGTTTATTAGACATAACTGATAATATCGTTGACGGTAAAGTACTTCATCCAAAAGACGTTATTATTTATGATAAAGAAGATCCTTATTTAGTGGTTGCTGCTGATAAAGGTACAGCCTCATTTTCAGATTATGCTAATAGCGTGGCAAGAGAATATAATTACTGGCTTGATGATGCTTTTGCTTCCGGCGGTTCTGCAGGTTATGATCATAAAAAAATGGCTATTACTTCTAAAGGAGCTTGGATTTCCGTAACTAATCACTTTAAAACTTTAGGGTTAGATGTCCAAATAGACCCTATTACCGTTGTAGGTATAGGGGATATGTCAGGAGACGTATTCGGTAACGGTATGCTAAGGTCAGAGGCTATTAAGTTAGTCGCTGCCTTTAACCATAAACATATATTTATCGATCCTACTCCTCATCCTTTAACAAGCTTTAATGAACGTTTGCGTTTATTTAATTTAAAGGGTTCTAATTGGTCTGATTATGATCCTAAACTTATTTCTAAGGGAGGCGGAGTATTTGAACGTAGTAGTAAATTAATAAAATTATCACCGGAAATTAAAAAATTACTTGATATAAATGATAATGAGTTATCACCGGAAGAATTAATTAAAGCTATTTTAAAAGTAGATGTTGATTTGTTATGGAATGGTGGAATAGGTACTTATATCAAAGCTAAAACGGAAAATAACTTAGAAATCGGTGATAAAGCAAATGATAATCTCAGATGCAACGGCGAGGAAATTAGAGCAAAGGTCATAGCAGAAGGCGGTAATGTCGGCGTATCACAGAGAGGTAGAGTTGAATATGCCAAAAAAGGCGGGCGTATAAATGCCGATTTTATTGATAACTCAGCAGGTGTTGATTGCTCTGATCATGAAGTAAATATCAAAATTGCTTTAAGTAGCGCAGTAACCTCAGGAAAAATCACTTTAGAAGAACGTAATAAACTTCTAAATGATATGACTTACCAAGTTGAAGAGTTAGTATTGCTTGATAATTATAAGCAAACCGAAGCAATAACTATTATGCAGTTATCGCCTACTTTAACCGTTAATATACTTAGTCAATTTATAGACATTTTAGAAGAAGAAAAAGTATTAGAACGGGAAAATGAATTCTTGCCTAGTGCAGAAGAATTAAATAGAAGAGCTATTAGCGGTGAGGTACTAACTCGTCCTGAGCTTTGCGTACTGCTATCATATAGTAAAAGGTCAGCGTATCACGAGTTAATTAATTCTACTTTTTCTCATGATAAATACTTTGACGCATATCTTATAGATTATTTTCCAGAAATGATGCAAAAAAAGTTTCGTGATGAAATTTTATCTCATCCTCTTAAGCATGAAATTATAAAAACTGTCGCTATAAATAAAATAATTAATCAGCTTGGAGGACCGCTTATTAGTATTGTAAAGCGTGAGATTGGAGCACCTCTGTGCGATATAATAAGGTCATATACTATTATTTGCGAAATTTTTGACCTTGACGAGATATGGGAAACGATAAGTAAGCTGCCTACTAATATTGATTACAATGTAAAAATCGATATGTTTACTGAAACAACAAAATTAATGCGCCGTGGTATTTCTTGGTTTATTAAAAATTTAAAGCATCCTATTAATATTAGCTCAACTATAGAGGAGTTTAGAATTCCTGTGCAAAATTTAAGAAAAATAGTAGGAGCTTTATTAGTCGGGAAAACTAAAATAAGATTTGAAGAAAAATTAAATTATTATACAGATAACGGAGTAGATAAATCATTTGCTGCTACTATAGCTACATTTGACAACTTAATTTCAGTATTTGACATTATATATGTAACAAAGCAAACTTCAGGGAATGATAAAGAGGTAGCAAAAGCTTATTTTGCTATAAGCGATATGTTTAGTCTTGATTGGTTACGTAAAGCTTGTGATAAGCAATTGAACGATTCATTTTGGCGACGCCTCGGTATTCAATCGCTAAAAGATGATTTATATGACAAACAACGTAGATTATTAATAAAAATAATTAATAAATGTAAAACAACTATTGATTTAGATTTATGGATTGATAATAATAATAACTTAGTTAGAAATTTTCTTGATTTTATTAAAGAAATTAAATCTCAAGAAACTATAGACTTAAATATAATTATTTTAGCAAATAAGAAATTTGAAATATTCTTACAAAAACTTGAGTAA
- the mnmE gene encoding tRNA uridine-5-carboxymethylaminomethyl(34) synthesis GTPase MnmE, translating into METIFAQSSAFGKAGVAVFRISGPKSLEVLQLLTGRADFKPRIMYYQQITIPETKELIDNAMVVYFKSPNSFTGEDVVEIHTHGSKAISIMLINALLNIADIRLAEAGEFTKRAFLNNKFDLTAAEGIADLINAETIMQHRQAIRQASGGLEELYNNWRTQLLKIISLLEAYIDFPDEDIPDSVLNDVNNTHKNLVNEISNYLNDNRRGELLNSGLKLAIIGPPNVGKSSLLNFLMQRDIAIVSNIAGTTRDIIEGHLDIGGYPIILQDTAGIREESSDIIEQEGIKRAINSAKTADIKIIMFDAEKLDSSINEDITGLIDENTIVIINKIDLIEPNQIFSIENKYKCLRVSVKNNIALSSILKNIENIAENMAGFTETPYITNQRHRHYLKQALSHLTAFSLDNDLVLATEDIRMTARCIGAITGVINVEEILGEIFKNFCIGK; encoded by the coding sequence ATGGAAACGATATTTGCACAAAGCTCTGCATTCGGTAAAGCAGGCGTAGCGGTTTTTAGGATTTCCGGTCCTAAAAGCTTAGAAGTTTTACAGCTACTTACCGGCAGAGCGGACTTTAAACCACGTATCATGTATTATCAACAAATTACAATTCCTGAAACTAAGGAGCTAATTGATAATGCTATGGTTGTTTATTTTAAGTCGCCTAATAGCTTTACCGGTGAAGACGTAGTTGAGATTCATACGCACGGCAGTAAAGCTATATCCATAATGCTTATTAACGCATTGTTAAATATAGCTGATATTCGTTTAGCAGAAGCAGGAGAATTTACCAAAAGAGCTTTTTTAAACAATAAGTTTGATTTAACGGCAGCAGAAGGGATAGCCGATCTAATTAACGCCGAAACCATTATGCAGCATAGGCAAGCAATTAGACAGGCAAGCGGTGGGCTTGAAGAATTATATAATAACTGGCGCACTCAGCTTTTAAAAATTATCTCTCTGCTTGAAGCTTATATAGATTTCCCTGATGAAGATATACCGGATAGCGTTCTTAATGACGTTAACAACACTCATAAAAACCTTGTAAATGAAATATCTAATTATCTTAACGATAATAGACGAGGAGAACTACTAAATAGCGGTCTTAAGCTTGCAATTATCGGTCCGCCGAATGTCGGTAAGTCTAGCTTATTAAATTTTTTAATGCAGAGAGATATAGCAATTGTCTCAAATATTGCGGGAACTACTAGAGATATAATTGAGGGGCATTTAGACATTGGCGGCTATCCTATTATTTTACAGGATACGGCAGGTATAAGAGAAGAAAGTAGTGACATTATAGAGCAAGAAGGTATAAAAAGAGCTATTAATTCGGCTAAAACAGCGGATATTAAAATTATTATGTTTGATGCCGAAAAATTGGACTCCTCTATAAATGAAGATATTACAGGTTTAATTGATGAAAATACTATCGTAATAATTAATAAAATCGATTTAATTGAACCGAACCAAATATTTTCGATTGAAAATAAATATAAATGCTTAAGAGTTTCAGTAAAAAATAATATTGCTCTTTCAAGTATATTAAAAAATATCGAAAATATTGCCGAAAATATGGCAGGTTTTACCGAAACTCCTTATATAACAAATCAACGTCATCGTCATTATTTAAAACAAGCTCTCTCACATTTAACGGCTTTTAGCTTAGATAATGATTTAGTTCTAGCAACTGAAGATATTAGAATGACGGCACGCTGCATTGGTGCTATTACGGGCGTTATTAACGTAGAAGAAATACTAGGCGAGATTTTTAAAAATTTCTGCATAGGTAAGTAA
- a CDS encoding DUF5460 family protein: MAPILNINFKCVMPIFGNKMVSSLPGNVKYIIHKLGNTILSSVYKTNTKGEFEEGYLVNNTDCNWGNIAESFSKNPDNFAVLHKQCITKSGLDIPINNIFTDAENNPHILLQQAITPHQNGTANIFDQLYKVTNDYMFSQGDITETNGADFLGLNECTKEEAMSVLQSYSTYKKQLISIETLTNILQDTLNHLGISQDNAQEVGVKTFDVLKIPVKFTTDNLKIILDAFNVTLDDISPTEIGKNILDLLSKPFTEATTSTTEKPHDDTNGGGYTGAYITATVFGIISLGFAAKYGWDWYKGKNIKDKNLELEGENIKLEGENIKLEGENIKLQKDNINLSTLIEFQAILDEIIEIGNLTDILAILSKTNQDTINLHDQDYDISLLKLKIQGLDKAIINLNSVSNICTNINSLGNTLHKICELLNGKDTFISIKSFVNLIKELRKTDIKSEEHKNCLEKIFETLLGIDETSSGEYTYIPEEELQNHEMPLLADVSLALQA, translated from the coding sequence ATGGCACCTATATTAAATATAAATTTTAAATGCGTTATGCCTATATTTGGAAATAAAATGGTAAGCAGTTTACCGGGTAATGTAAAATATATCATTCATAAACTCGGTAATACTATACTTTCATCAGTATATAAGACGAATACTAAAGGGGAGTTCGAGGAAGGTTACTTAGTGAACAATACAGATTGTAACTGGGGGAATATTGCAGAATCTTTTTCAAAAAATCCTGATAATTTTGCAGTATTACACAAGCAATGTATAACAAAAAGCGGCTTAGACATTCCAATAAATAATATTTTTACCGATGCAGAAAATAATCCACATATACTTTTACAGCAAGCTATAACACCTCATCAAAACGGTACGGCTAACATTTTTGATCAGCTTTATAAAGTAACGAATGATTATATGTTCTCGCAAGGCGATATTACCGAAACTAACGGAGCTGATTTCTTAGGTTTAAATGAATGCACTAAAGAAGAGGCTATGAGTGTTTTACAAAGCTACAGTACCTACAAGAAACAGTTAATATCTATCGAAACGCTTACTAATATTCTTCAGGATACTCTAAATCATTTGGGCATATCTCAGGATAATGCTCAAGAAGTAGGGGTAAAAACTTTTGATGTATTGAAGATACCCGTTAAATTCACTACTGATAATCTTAAGATTATTCTAGATGCTTTTAACGTAACTTTGGACGATATATCCCCTACAGAAATAGGTAAAAATATTTTAGATTTACTAAGTAAACCTTTCACTGAGGCAACCACTTCCACTACAGAAAAACCTCACGACGACACAAATGGCGGTGGATATACCGGTGCTTATATCACCGCTACGGTATTTGGAATAATAAGTCTAGGTTTTGCAGCTAAATATGGATGGGATTGGTATAAGGGAAAAAATATAAAAGATAAAAATTTAGAGTTAGAGGGTGAAAACATAAAGTTAGAGGGTGAAAACATAAAGTTAGAGGGTGAAAACATAAAGTTACAAAAGGATAATATAAATCTTAGCACACTAATTGAATTTCAAGCTATATTAGATGAGATTATAGAAATTGGAAATTTAACAGATATACTTGCAATACTAAGCAAAACTAATCAAGATACGATAAATTTACATGATCAAGATTATGATATTTCTCTATTAAAATTAAAAATACAAGGTCTAGATAAAGCAATTATAAATTTAAATTCTGTCTCTAACATATGTACTAATATAAATTCTTTAGGTAACACATTACATAAAATATGTGAACTTCTTAATGGAAAGGATACTTTTATTTCTATTAAATCCTTTGTAAATTTAATAAAAGAATTGAGGAAAACGGATATTAAATCCGAAGAACACAAAAACTGTCTTGAGAAAATATTCGAGACGCTACTTGGAATTGATGAAACCTCAAGCGGAGAATATACTTATATTCCAGAAGAAGAGTTACAAAATCATGAAATGCCATTATTAGCCGATGTATCACTAGCTCTTCAGGCATAG
- a CDS encoding MFS transporter → MISQFSQTEYITKDNSLSQSYKFRWHILIILSICLLLVSMDATILHAVMPTIILDLKPSNLQQLWIINAYALVLSGLLITAGALGDRFGRKRLLLWGLLVFSIASMLVYVFDSSWGLVLCRALLGLGGSMIMPSTLSILRNIFTNTHERMIAISVWGIMATVGAAIGPVLGGVLVELLSWQFAFFINAPIALVIIAFGIVWIPESSNPSNEPWDWIGVFQSFFGMAALVQGIKMLAKYGIMNLASGGMLLIGIVLLIIFTLRQLKSDDPLVDMRLFLISNFSIGVIVYLLITCVLGSIMYLMSLWLQFIKGLSPLYAGLYMLPAAIFALIASVVMPYLLTRFTARIIIFKYLAGLSLLLYH, encoded by the coding sequence ATGATATCACAATTCTCACAAACTGAATATATCACTAAAGATAATTCATTATCTCAATCTTATAAATTTAGATGGCATATTTTAATTATTTTAAGCATTTGCTTACTTTTAGTATCTATGGATGCTACAATTTTGCATGCTGTTATGCCTACTATAATACTTGATTTAAAACCATCTAATTTACAACAATTATGGATAATCAATGCATATGCCTTAGTATTATCAGGTCTTTTAATTACCGCAGGTGCATTAGGAGATAGATTTGGTCGTAAAAGATTATTACTTTGGGGGCTTTTAGTTTTTTCTATCGCTTCAATGTTAGTTTATGTATTTGATAGCTCATGGGGATTAGTATTATGTCGTGCTTTACTTGGGTTAGGAGGATCAATGATTATGCCTTCCACTTTATCAATATTGCGTAACATTTTTACTAATACACATGAACGTATGATTGCAATATCCGTGTGGGGAATAATGGCAACCGTAGGAGCAGCTATAGGACCCGTACTAGGAGGAGTATTGGTTGAGCTTTTAAGTTGGCAATTTGCATTTTTTATAAACGCACCTATTGCATTAGTAATTATTGCTTTTGGCATAGTTTGGATTCCTGAATCATCTAATCCTAGTAATGAACCATGGGATTGGATAGGAGTATTTCAATCATTTTTTGGGATGGCAGCTTTAGTTCAAGGCATTAAGATGTTGGCTAAATACGGTATTATGAATCTAGCATCCGGTGGAATGCTATTAATTGGCATTGTATTACTAATAATATTTACCTTACGCCAACTTAAAAGTGATGATCCGTTAGTAGATATGCGTTTATTCTTAATTAGCAATTTTAGTATAGGAGTGATAGTTTATTTGCTGATTACTTGTGTCTTAGGATCCATAATGTATCTGATGTCCTTATGGTTACAGTTTATCAAAGGGTTAAGTCCTTTGTATGCAGGTCTTTATATGTTGCCTGCAGCAATTTTTGCTTTAATTGCCTCTGTAGTTATGCCATATTTACTCACACGATTTACTGCACGTATAATAATATTTAAATATTTAGCGGGCTTATCTTTACTACTATATCATTGA
- a CDS encoding YhcG family protein, giving the protein MNEITANTTDLIKDISVLIDNAKVRVAIKVNSEMTMLYWNIGKRIQEEILKSTRAEYGQEVIKMLAKDLLSLYGRGFSRTALIRMNQFYQSFQNQQISATVSHQLSWSHIVELLPLKEQNQRVFYAYMSIQENWSVRKLRSNIDKMLYERTKLSQKPNNEQVLSLLKMNSQLEPDLILKDPYILDFLELPDEHYESDLENAILQQIEQFILELGIGFSFVARQKRMTIDNEHFYLDLLFFNRKLKRLVAVELKTGKFKAEYKGQMELYLNWLKKNECFEAENSLIGIILCSEKSDAQVELLEMSASGIHVARYWTELPPIEIFQRKIGEIVLQTKKIYENKNFRT; this is encoded by the coding sequence ATGAATGAAATAACAGCAAATACTACTGATTTAATAAAAGATATTAGTGTTCTTATTGATAATGCTAAAGTACGAGTTGCCATTAAAGTTAATTCTGAAATGACGATGTTATATTGGAATATCGGCAAAAGAATTCAGGAAGAAATACTTAAAAGTACTAGAGCTGAGTATGGGCAGGAAGTTATAAAGATGTTAGCTAAAGATCTTTTATCTTTATATGGGCGAGGATTTTCTCGTACAGCATTGATACGAATGAACCAATTTTATCAATCTTTTCAGAATCAACAAATTAGTGCGACAGTGTCGCACCAATTAAGTTGGAGTCATATCGTTGAGTTATTGCCTTTAAAAGAACAGAATCAAAGAGTTTTTTATGCTTATATGTCTATACAAGAAAATTGGAGTGTTAGGAAGTTGCGTAGCAATATCGATAAAATGCTATATGAAAGAACTAAGTTATCGCAGAAACCTAACAACGAACAAGTATTATCATTATTAAAAATGAATTCTCAGTTAGAGCCTGATTTAATCCTTAAAGACCCGTACATACTTGATTTCTTAGAACTTCCGGATGAACATTATGAAAGTGATTTAGAAAATGCAATATTGCAGCAAATCGAACAATTTATTTTAGAACTCGGCATTGGCTTTTCCTTTGTAGCAAGGCAAAAGCGTATGACTATAGATAATGAACATTTTTATTTAGATTTACTGTTTTTTAATAGAAAATTAAAAAGATTAGTAGCAGTTGAATTAAAAACAGGCAAGTTTAAAGCAGAATATAAAGGTCAAATGGAGTTATATTTAAATTGGCTAAAGAAGAATGAATGTTTTGAAGCTGAAAATTCCCTGATAGGTATTATTCTCTGTTCCGAAAAATCAGATGCTCAAGTAGAACTTTTAGAAATGTCAGCAAGTGGTATTCACGTTGCACGTTATTGGACAGAATTACCGCCTATAGAGATTTTTCAGAGAAAAATCGGTGAAATAGTATTACAGACAAAAAAAATATATGAAAATAAAAATTTTCGTACGTAG
- the recA gene encoding recombinase RecA translates to MSNTDKERAIAAALAQIEKSYGKGSVMKLGQRPNVDIEAVSTGSLGLDIALGIGGVPKGRIIEIFGPESSGKTTLTLHLIAEAQKKGGTCAFIDAEHALDPAYAKKLGVNIDELIISQPDTGEQALEIADTLIRSGGIDMIIIDSVAALVPKSEIEGEMGDAQMASQARLMSQALRKLTASINRTNCITVFINQIRMKIGVMFGSPETTTGGNALKFYASVRIDIRRIGSIKDKEEVIGSQTKVKVVKNKVSPPFKTADFDIMYGSGISKEGEIIDLGVKLDIVEKSGSWFSYNNVRIGQGRENVKQYLKEHPQISNEIEKIIREKSSKITNINLDKIEEKHD, encoded by the coding sequence ATGTCAAATACAGATAAGGAAAGAGCCATTGCCGCAGCACTCGCACAAATCGAAAAAAGCTACGGTAAAGGTTCGGTAATGAAACTAGGGCAGCGTCCAAATGTTGATATAGAAGCCGTATCAACCGGCTCACTTGGGCTAGATATAGCTCTTGGAATCGGCGGTGTTCCTAAAGGTAGAATCATTGAAATTTTTGGTCCTGAAAGCTCAGGTAAAACTACTTTAACGCTACATTTAATTGCCGAAGCACAGAAAAAGGGCGGCACATGTGCCTTTATTGATGCCGAGCATGCCCTTGACCCTGCTTATGCTAAAAAATTAGGAGTAAATATTGATGAGCTTATTATTTCACAACCAGATACAGGTGAACAAGCTCTAGAAATTGCCGATACGTTAATTCGTTCCGGCGGTATTGATATGATAATAATAGATAGTGTTGCGGCTTTAGTACCAAAATCAGAGATTGAGGGCGAGATGGGTGATGCCCAAATGGCTTCTCAAGCAAGATTAATGAGCCAGGCTTTACGTAAACTTACCGCATCAATTAATCGTACCAATTGTATTACTGTTTTCATCAATCAAATCAGAATGAAAATAGGCGTGATGTTCGGCAGTCCTGAAACTACGACAGGCGGTAATGCCTTAAAATTCTATGCTTCTGTTAGGATTGATATAAGAAGAATAGGCTCCATTAAAGATAAAGAAGAAGTAATAGGCAGCCAAACTAAAGTAAAAGTAGTCAAGAACAAAGTATCTCCTCCGTTTAAAACTGCAGATTTTGATATAATGTACGGTTCAGGTATTTCAAAAGAAGGCGAGATAATCGACCTTGGAGTTAAGCTTGATATTGTTGAGAAATCCGGCTCTTGGTTTTCCTATAATAACGTACGCATAGGACAAGGACGTGAAAACGTCAAACAATATTTAAAGGAACATCCACAAATTTCCAACGAAATTGAGAAAATAATACGCGAAAAATCGTCAAAAATTACTAATATAAATCTTGATAAAATTGAGGAAAAACATGATTGA